CCAAGTTCATCAGCTTCAGTTTCCTGTTTTCTGCTGTAACCAAGCATAACTAAATTAGAAGCACTTCCATAAAGTTCTTGAGGAACCCCAAATGCAGTTTGAAGAACTGCTCCTACTCCACTTTGAATCATACTTTGACTTTGTTGTTCCCTACTGTGTTCTGCTACTGCATGGGCAATTTCATGAGACATAACTACTGCAATTCCCTGCTCTCCTTTTGTATAAGGAAGAATACCAGTATAAAAAGCAACTTTACCACCAGGCATACACCAAGCATTAGGAGTATCATCTTTTATAAGATTAAATTCCCATTGGTATTTAATCTTAGATGTTCTTTGCTCAGGGTGAAGTTCAAAATATTTTTCTACAGCTTTGGCAATATTATTTCCGACTTTTTTTACAAGTTGAGCATCATTGTTGTTTAGTACAGTACTTTGTTTTATGACTTGAGCATATTGAGCATAACTATTCTGAATAGTTTCTTCTTCATTTACTAAAAGGAGCTGTTTTCTTCCAGTAATAGGAGTACTAGAACAAGAGATAAGAAAAAGGGCCAAAAATACTAACGATAAAACTTTTTTCATTTTCAT
Above is a window of Fusobacterium varium DNA encoding:
- the yggG gene encoding Uncharacterized metalloprotease yggG, translating into MKMKKVLSLVFLALFLISCSSTPITGRKQLLLVNEEETIQNSYAQYAQVIKQSTVLNNNDAQLVKKVGNNIAKAVEKYFELHPEQRTSKIKYQWEFNLIKDDTPNAWCMPGGKVAFYTGILPYTKGEQGIAVVMSHEIAHAVAEHSREQQSQSMIQSGVGAVLQTAFGVPQELYGSASNLVMLGYSRKQETEADELGLIFMKLAGYNPSYALTFWERMSSASAGKQSPEFLSTHPNDKTRIENIKKFLNSPTFLNVKK